GCATAGTAAATTGTCATAAAATAGATTCAGTAGAATAGGCACATACTCAAATTCAGTTGTGACCTCCATTCAAAGACACATTTTGAATATAGAGGTAATTAATACATTAATTCAGTTGAAGAAGTCCTCAACATCTACACATGCTACAAAGCATCCTATTCCTGCATAAACACGCAGGTGTCAATCCCGCTTTTAAAGGGTAGCAAATTATGAGTGCCACAAACACTTCAAGAAGACTCATTTGGACAGTCAGTTGGAGCTCTTCTCATTCCTGGCTTGAGAGACCTCAACAAGGACAGAAGAAAGGTTATATAAGTATCAAGGTATTACAAGATGCTGCAATAttaatctgttttttctgtttcgGTTTCagtcttttaaataaaaatcaatcaaaagtgTCACACCGCACCTGGAAATTTGCTTTCTTTCCTGAGTGTGTACATACACAGGATCAAATCTGACACACTAGGTGTTACTTATATAttcaaagtttgttttcttcaaaatgGCAACAATAAAATACTACAAGGACCCAGTGATTtcagtctgtcatcagtggAAGAGCACAGATCTCCAAACAGCAATCTCTTATTATTTGTGTTCACAAGGACCTGTTGGAGAGCTCTCTGCTGCCGCTGCTTTCAGCTGATTGACTCAGTGTTTCCATCAGAGAGTCATGGTGATTAACTTTGAGTtgtacctgtttgttgtcaaggaaactcattttgactTGTCCCCTCTCCTGGTCAAGAACTGGCACCGGTCCATTGGCCATATCTTGGTAGCTGATTTTGTTTGGTCTGTCTTCATGCTGTCTTGGTTTAAGTCCCAACTGACCGCTGTCTTTGTGGCTGTTTCTCATTGGTGCAGGCCCGCTGTCACGTTGGTCCTTTCTGATAGGGGCTGGCCCATCATCTGTGTGACTTGCTTTCATTGACACTGGCCTGGTGATTTGTTGCTTGTTGCAGAGAGGGATCTTATTGGCCTGCAGTGAACGGGTGTAACGCGAAAACCAGTCCCTCTCAAACGTAGCTCGTAGCTGCTCCACCACCGTAGAGTTCCTCTCCTCGGGACCCTCTGGATGACTGATCACCAGGCCTGCTCCAGCATTGAAGGTGAACTCATTCCCCACCCAATCAAGGTTACCTGTCAAGACACAGAAGGAGAACCAAATTTGTAAGCACAGGTTTATGTTAGAAGCCTCTTGTAACATAAAGCACCATACCAAACTGACCAACTTAGCAGAATTTTAAggttacagtaaataaatatagTGACTCCAGGAACAATCAACTCTGTAAAGACAGATCTTTGAAAATTCTTTGCTTTCCTTCTGAGacagttgatttaaaaaaaaaaggcaagatcAATAACActttcatgtctgtgtgttaaGTGCAGAACAAGAACCATGaaacagttagcttagcttagctcagCATAAAGAGTGGAAGCAAAAGGAAATAGCCAGCCTGGCTCTTTCCCAACTGCACAAATATGAATATCAGCACCTTTAAAAGTCCccaattaatattttgtttcttgCTTGAGAAAGCCACAGATAAATATCTTGCCAAGGACAGCAATTTGAGATGATTCAGAATATAGAATACAGTAAAGATAAGGTAAAAGACAGCCGTGGATATATTCCTCATATATTGTATGTACTTGACAGATAAATGTATTTCCATGAATTAGTTGCACCAAGTAATTCCCCCAAATCTGAAATTTCATTTAAACATGACTTGTTATGTATGATTATTTTAGGTTAGCTGTATCCCTCTGCCTCCAGCCTATATCAACAAAGATGATGGAATTTTTTCCCGCCTCTAACTCCTGTCTGGAAAGTACACAAGGGTGGTATCGATCTACTCATGTCAACCTGGCAGAGAGGTAAGAGTGTTACCAAAAATGCATAGGTGTTTTAAGCCATTCAAAAATGAGATCTATGTGGAATGAGCAGAACCATGTAGGACAGAGTAAAGAGTAGCTGATGACCTCACCTAGATAAATGGCTCTCTCTGTAACCATAAACCTGTTGTGGTTTATACCCTGGACACTGCCATCCCTCTGCACCCTGGGGTTGAAAAacttctgcacacacacacacacacacacacacacacacacacacacacacacacacacacacacacacacacacacacacacacacacacacacacacacacacacacacacacacacacacacacacacacacacacacacacacacacacacacacacacacacacacacacacaggggggtgTAGTGAGAATAGATTACACTTGTCAGTAGAGCTGTGATAGTGCCATTGTTACTTACAGCTTCCAGGGAACAGTTGGCCTGCTCCATGCACAGAGTCCtcagggaccagacaaagttgAAAGTAAGTGGCTCAGTCTTTTCCCAGCAACTTATCAGAAGACGAACCCGGACCTTCCTCAGGATCAGAGCCTCTCGGATAAGACTGTCGACACGAGACCAGTACCTTGGCACAGACACAAAATTGTGGGCATGAAGCCAGATGGATATGCGGGTATACACACACTTTAATCACTTCGGTCAGCGCCAGACATCCGAGCTTTAGATGATATAAGTgtcaaattgtttaaaaaaaaacccatcccAACAGCTTTTTGCTAACCTTTGAGCATTTCTGCTCAGCAGGGGCAGGTAGTCGATGATGGAGATATATATGAAATGGCGAGCCTCCTGAATGACTCTGGAAATGGCTTCAAGATCATTGGTACGATCTTTGGGGATGAAAACATCTGGGGAGCTCTGTCATTGGAGGAGgaaagcagcagaaacaacTAGCTTCATGATCAATAACActgttaaaaacaacacagttctTCATTTACTGGTCAGTATTTCATTGTCttccattgtttttgttttttaagtatGTTTTGCTTGTCTTGTACTTTATTCTACGAGGGATGGACATAGACTATTTAGAATTTCTGAAAATAAAGGTGAGATTTGTTTTTCCCTAGCACAACCCCTTTATCCTAACAAATCTACAAAAGTTATGACACCACATCTCTGATGAGACAACATGATGATGATTCGTACGGGTTTGAAATCACCATTTACTTTTCACTATGAAGTAAAGGGTTCAGTCTCTATTATATGAGGAAACAAGTGAACGACTAAACTACAGGTTCTGTCAGCTTTGATGCTGAGCCATCATGCACAAAAGATTTACATGCAGTTTTACATGCAGACATTCTGGCATATGTCAGCATGGCTTGCACTAAAGAAACATAAATCATTAACAATGTCTCACATCCATTTAGTAGTCACTATTAACCTTATTATGGACACCTGTCCTTTTCCTTTTAGGGCATATTCCACACACATGAAAGGACTATTGGAGTTCACTTCTATTATCACTTCTATTCACTTCTATTAAAATAACTGTTTCCTGTGGCAAAGCagattatcattattgttactgttaagATCCCCCAGAGCTAATACACAATACAAACCCATACTGAAGTTGTAACTTACTGAGATATAGGCTTGAACCTTTGTATTATCTAGACTGAGGTCCAGAGGTTTGTCCCTGTTGTAAAGAGCAAAGAGGCGTTTGGACCAAAAGGAGGGGATGAATTCTTTGTACTGGAGACCCCAGTAGAGGTTGAACACTCTGTGGAGGTCCAGAGCCAGACAACTGCAGTTATAAACTATCACACCCAGCTCCTTTCTCTGTCAAACAAATATAATCTGTTAGGACCGCATCAGCAACAAAACAGTTAACATTTTTGTCATCATCTCTGAGATAAAACAGACATCCTCATTACTTTTGGTATCATTAACAAAAATACTGTCATCGCTGTTGTTTTTAAGTCCACctgtttttctgctgtgaccagTCAAAATGTGTGCAAGCAGTTCATAATCAGCTTTGGCCTACCATCATAACAGCAAAGAATGAAAAGATATTACAGAGGTTTCTTCTCTGCAGAATTTTCTATTGATTCACTGcagcattttcatttcaaagtgactcttcttttcttgtctctatcttctttttttttttttacagtgcacATTATTTCTCTCCCAGCCGTGTCCACATGAgcattattaattaaaatagaatACAATCTTATCTGATAAAACCTCAAAACTAATAATCTTCAAATTAACTCTAATTACAGACCAAAATTCAGCATTATATCCATTTTTTACCATGAAGCATATTTGGCCAACcaatgacaaaaatgtgaatatattaattaaaatgaataattatgcacttaattttacagaatTCAGGGCAGGATGCACTTAATTGTATGTTAGGAAAGGCGAAGTAGATGCTAAATTTTCCGAAGCATCTCTGCCAAAGCCTGTGTTGTTTGGTTGACTATGCATGTGCATGCATAGATATGTGGAAGGAAGTTTGTATATTTCTCTGTGTTGTGATGTGTTGTGCATCTTGCATACGGTGGCCAGGGATCTCCAGTCCATGCTGGCACTGCCGATGTAGAAATGCCTCCTGTCAACTAcccagaaggaggagaggaggtggcCTTTGGTCAGCGCCGTCATATTCACATAGTGAACCTCAGCATCTAAAAATGGGACAGATACAGTGATCAATtgacagaataaataataaagagcTAAGCTAcagcttgtttaaaaaaaaggtaaggACAAAAAGTAAGGAACACTGACTGTGTTTGGCGAGGGTGTTGAGCTCGCTGCAGTCACTCTCTCCACTGGAGATCCTCAGGTGGATTTCTTTAGCTTTCAGATCTTGTAGCCTGGACAGCAGAACTCTGCCCTAGTGGAAACACATCACGAGACCTCTGCTATTACATTGGAAACCATGTATTTTGTGCTCATATATTACTATTGTGAATGAAATATTCTATGCTACTAGGGATATTTTGTTCTGAGCCAGTACTCAGATTAATggaagagtttttttttgtatagtacaaacaagtaaattaaatgaatgactCTACTTCTGTGAGGTTGGATTACTGTGGTTTTACCTGTCTGGCAGCAGGCTGGAAGCTGGATTCATACTCAGAGGAGTTGAGGAGCCACAGTGGGGAAACTATCTCTACCACCCGGGTAGCGCGGTCCAACAAGTTTGACAGTCCCACTGAAAGTGGGACATGGAATGTACCATTGTCTAAGAAGGAGACGTCTTCTGGGATGTTCTCCACAAGCATTGCTCTGTGGAAAATAACGAGAGAACAtggaataaaatttttttttttttttttaaatcaggcaAAAGCCATGGAGCCATAGAGacatgaaaatagaaaatgtggAAGACATTGACGCTTGAACAGCAtccttctttgtctttctctagATCGTTAGTTTAATGAGTGTTATTAAGATTTCTCGAGCACGTAGCTTCCATCAAGCATCATTAGAGCGTACACAGGCTGCCTCTGGCAGGGACCTGAAATAATCGAAGGTTGATGT
This is a stretch of genomic DNA from Antennarius striatus isolate MH-2024 chromosome 11, ASM4005453v1, whole genome shotgun sequence. It encodes these proteins:
- the LOC137603795 gene encoding inactive phospholipase D5-like isoform X2, whose product is MKSQQKCIVIFALVCCFAVLVALIFSAVDIWGEDEDGITEENCSKNCRAMLVENIPEDVSFLDNGTFHVPLSVGLSNLLDRATRVVEIVSPLWLLNSSEYESSFQPAARQGRVLLSRLQDLKAKEIHLRISSGESDCSELNTLAKHNAEVHYVNMTALTKGHLLSSFWVVDRRHFYIGSASMDWRSLATRKELGVIVYNCSCLALDLHRVFNLYWGLQYKEFIPSFWSKRLFALYNRDKPLDLSLDNTKVQAYISSSPDVFIPKDRTNDLEAISRVIQEARHFIYISIIDYLPLLSRNAQRYWSRVDSLIREALILRKVRVRLLISCWEKTEPLTFNFVWSLRTLCMEQANCSLEAKFFNPRVQRDGSVQGINHNRFMVTERAIYLGNLDWVGNEFTFNAGAGLVISHPEGPEERNSTVVEQLRATFERDWFSRYTRSLQANKIPLCNKQQITRPVSMKASHTDDGPAPIRKDQRDSGPAPMRNSHKDSGQLGLKPRQHEDRPNKISYQDMANGPVPVLDQERGQVKMSFLDNKQVSQARNEKSSN
- the LOC137603795 gene encoding inactive phospholipase D5-like isoform X1, with translation MKSQQKCIVIFALVCCFAVLVALIFSAVDIWGEDEDGITEENCSKNCRAMLVENIPEDVSFLDNGTFHVPLSVGLSNLLDRATRVVEIVSPLWLLNSSEYESSFQPAARQGRVLLSRLQDLKAKEIHLRISSGESDCSELNTLAKHNAEVHYVNMTALTKGHLLSSFWVVDRRHFYIGSASMDWRSLATRKELGVIVYNCSCLALDLHRVFNLYWGLQYKEFIPSFWSKRLFALYNRDKPLDLSLDNTKVQAYISSSPDVFIPKDRTNDLEAISRVIQEARHFIYISIIDYLPLLSRNAQRYWSRVDSLIREALILRKVRVRLLISCWEKTEPLTFNFVWSLRTLCMEQANCSLEAKFFNPRVQRDGSVQGINHNRFMVTERAIYLGNLDWVGNEFTFNAGAGLVISHPEGPEERNSTVVEQLRATFERDWFSRYTRSLQANKIPLCNKQQITRPVSMKASHTDDGPAPIRKDQRDSGPAPMRNSHKDSGQLGLKPRQHEDRPNKISYQDMANGPVPVLDQERGQVKMSFLDNKQVQLKVNHHDSLMETLSQSAESSGSRELSNRSL